The Methanobacterium bryantii nucleotide sequence ATCCTATTTATTTAACTCCCCTAACCACTACAAATGAACCTTCTCCAAATCCTTTCTTTACAGGTTCAATATCTTTTAATTCTTCTCCAGATTTGAATAATGTCTGTCTAAAACTAAAGTCTTTGAACTGAGCTTTTTTCATATATGAAATAACTTCTTTTACTGAGTAGAATGTTGCATCTTTGTAAAAGGTGCTTTCATTTCTATGTTTTTCATACAATTTTCCCATTGGACTTTCAGCATCTATAAAACCAATTATTAGAGAGCCACCGGATTTCAGCACCCTACTAACTTCGTTAAACGCTGCCTCAACATCATCTAAAAAACATATTGTAGTAACCATTAAAACAAAATCAAACTGCGAATCTTCGAAGGGAAGTGATTCAGCAATACCTTCAACAAATTTTATACCTCTCATTTGAGCTATTTCTCCCATCTTCCTGGATGGGTCAACTCCTAACTTAATACCAAGTGGGGCTGCAAAACGACCGCTTCCAACACCAATTTCGATACCATTTTTACTTTTAGGTAGTAATTCTTTTATTGCTTGAAGTTCTGATTCATAAAAATGCTTGTTTTTATTAAACCATTCATCATATTTTTGGGCATGTTTTTCAAATGGTTCAAATTTAGCCATCTTCATCACCATTGTTACTTATTGGTTAATCTTTTTAATAAAATTTCCATAATTAAGAATAAATTCAAAAAATAGAAAATTTGAATTTAATTATTGGTTTTTTATTGAGTAAATGCAGTCTTCAATAAAATGAGGTTAATTCTACTAAAGATGATATCAATGAATCCAATTAAAGGTACCAATCAAATGTATTCAATAAAAGAGACCACAAATTAAATTCTTTTTTTATGGCTTATTTTTTATGAGATCTAATCAAATGGGTTCTTTTCTAAGTGAAGCCACCATTCCACGGATTTTTTCAGATTTTTTTCAGTTTTATCAATACTTTTGTAGGAACAAATTAATAAATAGTATAAAATAGGTATTATTAAATAAAAATTTTAAATGTGAAATTATGAACAAACCAGTAGCGATCTTATTGGTTATTATAGTGGTTCTTGTAGTTAGTTTAACGTCTATTTTTGCTTATTTTTGGATCTGGAGTTCTACAGTAGGCGAAGAAGGGTATGGGGGCCATGGTATGATGGACATGAATCGAGAATTCATAGAAAATATGATTCCCCATCACCAAGATGCAGTAGACATGTCTAATGTGGCGTTAACCAGAGCAAAGCACCCTCAAATTAAACAATTGGCGAAAAATATTAGTATTAGCCAAAGTAGAGAAATTGTAGAGATGCGCCAGTGGTATAAAGAGTGGTATGGTACTGATGTGCCAGGTGATTCACATATGATGAATGTTACAGACATAAACAGGCTTAAGAATGCAAAGGATTTTGATAAGGAATTTATTGAACAGATGGTTCCTCATCACCAAATGGCAATAATAATGGCTCAAATGGTTTTATACCATTCAAATAGGCCAGAAATACGTGGAATTGCTGAATCTATAATTAAAAGCCAGAGTAAAGAAATAGATGAAATGAGAACATGGTACAAAGAATGGTATGGAACCGATGTTCCAACATATAATTCATAAAGGGACCTATTTATGAAAACTATTAAGGTTCCTATTTATTTTAGGAAAATATCATAAAATAGAAAATTTTATGAGTTTTATTGTAAAATTTCCAAGAAATAAAAAATTTCTTGAATCAAGTTATCAGTTATTCTTTTTATAAATTGCGAACTTTAAACCCTTACGGGCGTCATACGCGTATATTACAAAGACAACATCCCTTCGAGGAGCCTGATTATCGTAATTATACAAGGCATATGACGAAGTTCGCATATCTAAAACCATCCCTCACACCCCCACCCACCTCCGATAAGGGGCTTCGCCCCAGAATGCCCCAGTTTAATGAAAAAAGAAGTAAATCATTTTTTATTCTTTCGCTATGTTCTGCAAAAAAACTCTGAAATACCTTAAAATGTCAGAAAAGTATATATAAAAGTATTTATAACCACTTAAAATATTTTAATGTGTTTATAATCATATTAAAGCTATTATATCACAAATTATAAATATTGGGGCCGTATAATTAATAATTGAGTGAAATCTAAAAT carries:
- a CDS encoding class I SAM-dependent methyltransferase, which codes for MAKFEPFEKHAQKYDEWFNKNKHFYESELQAIKELLPKSKNGIEIGVGSGRFAAPLGIKLGVDPSRKMGEIAQMRGIKFVEGIAESLPFEDSQFDFVLMVTTICFLDDVEAAFNEVSRVLKSGGSLIIGFIDAESPMGKLYEKHRNESTFYKDATFYSVKEVISYMKKAQFKDFSFRQTLFKSGEELKDIEPVKKGFGEGSFVVVRGVK
- a CDS encoding DUF305 domain-containing protein, which produces MNKPVAILLVIIVVLVVSLTSIFAYFWIWSSTVGEEGYGGHGMMDMNREFIENMIPHHQDAVDMSNVALTRAKHPQIKQLAKNISISQSREIVEMRQWYKEWYGTDVPGDSHMMNVTDINRLKNAKDFDKEFIEQMVPHHQMAIIMAQMVLYHSNRPEIRGIAESIIKSQSKEIDEMRTWYKEWYGTDVPTYNS